In a single window of the Microscilla marina ATCC 23134 genome:
- a CDS encoding DUF1660 family phage protein, whose product MKKTMHNPAPIKIPLACKIWGHKWQGDSLKRRCTRCGKTQVSRYSVEGWVDV is encoded by the coding sequence ATGAAAAAAACAATGCATAATCCTGCCCCCATCAAAATCCCACTTGCCTGCAAAATATGGGGGCACAAATGGCAAGGCGACAGCCTCAAAAGGCGTTGTACCCGCTGTGGCAAAACCCAGGTATCGAGGTATTCGGTGGAGGGGTGGGTAGATGTTTGA
- a CDS encoding CRISPR-associated endonuclease Cas6, with protein sequence MAIRSHHWFHNHLHNKKYLYRYPKIQYKCIKGHPVLLCVHKGVEEIHKLFDQTDWSLRLHDRALAMRIDRLDMRELELKTLHPPQKYRIYRWLGLNQENYAQYQQLKYQTDQLLFLEQKLVSNIISFAKSVQWHIGARFEVKITQLHRQHWARYKDQRFAAFDLNFETEVLLPKNIGLGHKVSVGFGTVIPVKT encoded by the coding sequence TTGGCGATTCGATCACACCACTGGTTTCATAACCACCTCCACAACAAAAAATACCTGTATCGTTACCCCAAAATTCAATACAAATGTATCAAGGGGCACCCTGTGTTGCTTTGTGTGCACAAAGGGGTAGAAGAAATCCATAAATTGTTTGACCAAACCGACTGGAGCTTGCGCCTCCACGACCGGGCACTGGCCATGCGCATTGACCGCCTGGATATGCGCGAGCTGGAACTAAAAACCCTGCACCCACCCCAAAAATACCGCATTTACCGCTGGCTGGGGCTCAACCAGGAAAACTATGCCCAATACCAACAACTCAAGTACCAAACCGATCAATTGTTGTTTTTGGAGCAAAAGCTGGTGAGCAATATCATTAGTTTTGCCAAGAGCGTGCAATGGCACATCGGCGCCCGCTTTGAGGTAAAAATTACTCAGCTCCACCGCCAACACTGGGCGAGGTACAAAGACCAACGTTTTGCCGCTTTTGATCTCAATTTTGAGACTGAAGTATTGTTGCCCAAAAACATTGGCTTGGGGCATAAGGTAAGTGTGGGGTTTGGGACGGTTATACCCGTGAAAACTTAA
- a CDS encoding WG repeat-containing protein, which translates to MRTHFFIILLCFLCTLDHTSLAQKATTFQNAQGKWGYKDKNGKVKIPAKYDYIRVASLKNSKRLIVIKDKKYALYTTDGNGITGFTYQMISVPNPDSQLILAKKSELYGYINSQGKTVLPFKYSNASNFKDGKANVWLNRRLFMIDTS; encoded by the coding sequence ATGAGAACACATTTTTTTATTATTTTACTTTGTTTTTTATGTACCCTTGATCACACCTCTTTAGCTCAAAAGGCTACAACGTTTCAAAATGCACAGGGCAAGTGGGGGTATAAAGATAAAAATGGTAAAGTAAAAATACCTGCCAAATATGACTATATCAGAGTAGCCTCTCTGAAAAACAGTAAAAGATTGATTGTTATAAAAGACAAGAAATATGCATTATATACTACTGATGGTAACGGCATTACAGGTTTTACATATCAAATGATATCAGTCCCTAACCCTGATAGTCAATTGATTTTAGCAAAAAAATCAGAGCTTTATGGTTATATCAATTCACAAGGAAAAACGGTTTTACCCTTCAAATACAGTAATGCATCGAACTTTAAAGATGGTAAAGCAAACGTGTGGCTAAACCGTAGATTATTTATGATAGACACTTCATGA
- a CDS encoding Clp protease ClpP produces MEEYKYFDIRNAAGEVAHILLYDKIGVNEEGKGISEQRFAKELYSLARRYRRLNVRINSPGGKITDGLSICAAILNINQSTPGVRIDTYVDGLALSIAGLIAVCGKKVGMCNFAKLMLHNPFIGGKNSTNPNEAGQHETLMQVKEMLLTLLATRTGQKVDTLSAMMNQTTWLSAAEAKRQGFVDEVFEHPRKKSMATSVAAAENDVASLFDIFNQYPIKFLPEPTNTNHPMSLTSEQAEQLRNEVLGYKGDLTAVLNACGLPTDAGRDGILGHVEGLRNEIKRLKSLDLKIESYKTNVENLENEKKRLHDEVAEMKKHEAIALVENAIKEGKIAPVKKEKWLNHAYDNYDMVRDTLADMPTHPNLVSKIKAMGTSNEAGASAGFEELSFSELSNKFPEKLMLIKNENPVLYKELFRKEYGTEPVL; encoded by the coding sequence ATGGAAGAATACAAATATTTTGACATTCGGAACGCCGCAGGAGAGGTTGCCCATATTTTACTCTATGACAAAATCGGGGTAAATGAAGAAGGTAAGGGTATCTCCGAGCAACGGTTTGCAAAAGAACTGTACTCGCTTGCCCGAAGGTACCGCCGCCTCAATGTACGCATCAACTCGCCCGGCGGCAAAATTACTGATGGCTTGTCTATTTGCGCTGCAATTCTCAACATCAACCAAAGTACGCCTGGGGTGCGCATTGATACTTATGTAGACGGGCTTGCCCTGAGCATTGCGGGGCTGATTGCGGTATGCGGCAAAAAAGTAGGCATGTGCAATTTTGCCAAATTGATGCTCCACAACCCTTTTATTGGGGGCAAAAACAGCACTAACCCCAACGAGGCAGGGCAACACGAAACCTTGATGCAGGTCAAAGAAATGTTGCTCACTTTGCTTGCTACCCGCACCGGACAAAAGGTGGATACGCTATCAGCCATGATGAACCAAACGACCTGGCTGAGTGCAGCTGAGGCAAAACGACAAGGCTTTGTGGATGAAGTGTTTGAACACCCCAGAAAGAAAAGCATGGCTACATCAGTGGCTGCTGCCGAAAACGATGTGGCAAGCCTCTTTGATATTTTCAATCAATACCCCATAAAATTTTTACCTGAACCTACAAATACAAATCACCCTATGAGTTTAACATCTGAACAGGCAGAACAACTTCGTAATGAGGTGCTGGGCTATAAAGGCGACCTGACCGCTGTGCTCAATGCCTGTGGGCTACCCACCGATGCCGGACGCGACGGCATTCTTGGCCATGTCGAAGGACTTCGCAACGAGATCAAACGCCTTAAATCGCTTGACCTCAAAATTGAAAGCTACAAAACCAATGTCGAAAACCTGGAAAACGAAAAGAAAAGGTTACACGACGAGGTAGCCGAAATGAAAAAACACGAAGCCATTGCCTTGGTAGAGAATGCCATCAAAGAAGGGAAAATTGCTCCGGTAAAAAAGGAAAAATGGCTTAACCACGCCTATGACAACTATGACATGGTGCGCGATACGCTTGCCGATATGCCTACCCACCCCAACCTGGTCAGTAAGATCAAGGCCATGGGTACCAGCAACGAAGCCGGGGCAAGTGCTGGTTTTGAGGAGTTAAGCTTTAGCGAACTGTCCAACAAGTTTCCGGAAAAACTGATGCTGATCAAAAACGAAAACCCGGTGCTTTACAAAGAGCTGTTCCGCAAGGAATACGGTACTGAGCCAGTGCTCTAA
- a CDS encoding DUF2586 family protein has protein sequence MNNLPDVSVNYLDGQLGGAGFSNDGVAAMLLSGVAVPLSGDAGFDLGTVIGPFFGIKDVQKKGITAEYDTSNSLKVYAHCVDFYRQAGEGAELYLMLAPKTVTMAEMLDTAGNYAPDLLNQKQGNIKLLGVGRVPDAAYNASPSEELDPDILAALANAQLLINTQQALHQPVQVILEGRDFQGNASAVSNLRTQTANRVSVCLGWHDDTYEGSWLGLVLGKVAGVPVQRNIGRVKDGDLGIQKAYIVTAATPKKTVEEYGQGNLNLLHQRGYIVPRAFANRAGYYLNGDPVAIALITDYNSIGRGRVADKVARIAYNVYVQELLDDFQLEQGKLPVARVKAFEQDIKKALDLQMTNNGEVSSVTPLIDPDQDVIATAELKVKIDIEPVGMAQKITIDLGFVNPS, from the coding sequence ATGAACAACTTACCAGACGTTTCGGTCAATTACCTGGATGGGCAACTCGGCGGGGCGGGTTTTAGCAACGACGGGGTGGCGGCCATGCTGCTTTCGGGCGTTGCCGTGCCCCTTTCAGGGGATGCAGGGTTTGATTTGGGGACAGTCATTGGTCCCTTTTTCGGGATCAAAGATGTGCAGAAAAAAGGCATTACTGCCGAATATGACACCAGCAATTCGCTGAAAGTATACGCCCATTGTGTAGACTTTTACCGTCAGGCGGGTGAAGGAGCTGAACTCTACTTGATGCTTGCCCCCAAAACAGTAACGATGGCAGAAATGCTGGATACCGCTGGTAACTATGCCCCTGATTTGCTCAACCAAAAACAAGGCAACATCAAACTATTGGGAGTGGGCAGGGTACCCGATGCGGCGTATAACGCCAGCCCCAGCGAAGAGTTAGACCCTGATATCCTGGCGGCTTTGGCAAATGCCCAACTACTTATCAATACTCAACAGGCATTGCACCAACCTGTGCAGGTGATATTGGAAGGGCGCGACTTTCAGGGCAATGCTTCGGCAGTGAGTAATTTACGCACTCAAACCGCCAACCGGGTATCGGTGTGTTTGGGTTGGCACGACGATACTTACGAAGGCAGTTGGCTGGGCTTGGTACTGGGCAAAGTAGCCGGGGTGCCTGTGCAACGCAACATTGGGCGGGTAAAAGACGGCGACTTAGGCATTCAAAAGGCGTATATCGTCACGGCTGCTACGCCTAAAAAAACGGTAGAAGAGTATGGACAGGGCAACCTCAACTTGTTGCACCAACGCGGCTACATTGTCCCCCGTGCTTTTGCCAACCGTGCCGGGTATTACCTCAACGGCGACCCGGTGGCCATTGCGCTCATCACCGACTACAACAGCATTGGCCGGGGCAGGGTGGCAGATAAGGTGGCGCGCATTGCCTACAATGTGTATGTGCAGGAACTCCTGGACGATTTTCAGCTGGAGCAAGGCAAGTTACCTGTGGCCAGGGTGAAGGCGTTTGAGCAGGACATCAAAAAAGCCCTGGACTTGCAAATGACCAACAACGGAGAGGTGTCTTCGGTCACTCCGCTGATTGACCCTGACCAGGACGTGATTGCCACTGCCGAGCTCAAGGTGAAAATTGACATTGAACCCGTGGGCATGGCGCAAAAAATCACCATTGATTTGGGGTTTGTGAATCCAAGTTAA
- a CDS encoding IS3 family transposase (programmed frameshift), whose product MAKYKKHSASFKAKVALEALKEQKTMAELSSEYKVAASQICKWKQALLELAEGVFASPSKQKKSEEERQKKESLLYEQIGQLQVELTWLKKKVPSLTLEERRQLVRSDPKLSIAQQCKLLGITRSSYYYEPLGESAENLYFMRLMDEQYLQTPFYSYRLMWARLRSLGHEVNKKCIRRLYKKMGLEAIYPKPDLSRKHPEHQLYPYLLRNVSIERPNQVWSTDITYVPMKQGFLYLVAVMDWYSRYVLAWELSNSLEMSFCLNALDSAFQNGQPEIFNTDQGTQFTANAFVKRLLDKGIQVSMDGKGRALDNIFIERLWRDVKCNHIYIYDYEDGLSLYQGLKQYFILYNERKPHSALTYKTSAQVYFQILE is encoded by the exons ATGGCAAAGTACAAAAAGCATTCAGCTTCCTTTAAAGCAAAAGTTGCGTTGGAAGCGCTTAAGGAACAGAAAACGATGGCTGAATTATCTTCTGAATATAAGGTTGCTGCTTCCCAAATTTGTAAATGGAAACAGGCACTTCTAGAATTAGCTGAGGGTGTTTTTGCCTCCCCATCCAAGCAAAAAAAATCAGAGGAAGAACGCCAAAAAAAGGAATCTTTATTGTATGAACAAATTGGTCAGCTTCAGGTAGAATTAACTTGGCTAAAAAAAAAAGTTC CAAGCCTGACTCTTGAAGAACGAAGGCAATTAGTGAGAAGTGATCCAAAATTAAGTATTGCCCAGCAATGCAAGCTTTTAGGGATTACTCGGTCTAGTTACTATTATGAGCCATTAGGAGAAAGTGCTGAAAATCTTTATTTTATGCGTTTAATGGATGAGCAATATTTACAAACACCTTTTTATAGTTATCGTTTGATGTGGGCTCGCCTTCGTTCTTTGGGGCATGAGGTGAATAAAAAGTGTATTCGGCGTTTGTATAAAAAGATGGGGTTAGAAGCGATTTATCCTAAGCCTGACCTATCCCGTAAGCATCCAGAGCACCAGCTATATCCATATTTGCTTCGGAATGTCTCTATTGAGAGACCTAATCAAGTGTGGAGCACTGATATTACTTATGTACCGATGAAACAAGGTTTCTTGTACTTGGTGGCAGTAATGGATTGGTACAGTCGTTATGTGTTAGCTTGGGAACTGTCTAATAGTTTGGAAATGAGCTTTTGCCTCAATGCACTTGACAGTGCTTTTCAAAATGGTCAGCCAGAAATTTTCAACACTGATCAAGGAACCCAATTTACTGCAAATGCATTCGTGAAGCGTTTGTTAGACAAAGGCATACAGGTAAGTATGGATGGTAAAGGAAGAGCTTTGGATAATATTTTTATTGAAAGACTTTGGAGAGATGTAAAATGTAATCACATTTACATCTATGATTATGAGGATGGGCTAAGTTTGTATCAAGGGTTGAAACAATATTTTATATTGTATAATGAGCGAAAACCTCACTCTGCTCTCACCTACAAAACCTCAGCACAAGTCTATTTTCAAATATTAGAATAA
- a CDS encoding alpha-ketoglutarate-dependent dioxygenase AlkB, protein MSNSVLPPIEGLEYVPDFVNKKEEKQLLKEIASATWEDLYVRRVQQYGYRYHFLKRTMDHVSTHTPLPGWAAQLTHAFLIKQYLNTLPDLLIVNEYKVGEGIKPHIDSPLLFGETILIVSLGADCIMELEPMPEAGQGKQTLSLAARSLLVMQGEVRHHWQHSIVNVQKRRVSLTFRTVKDEYKK, encoded by the coding sequence ATGTCTAATTCTGTTTTACCCCCCATAGAGGGACTAGAGTATGTGCCCGATTTTGTAAATAAAAAAGAAGAAAAGCAGCTGCTGAAGGAAATAGCCAGTGCCACCTGGGAAGACCTCTATGTGAGACGAGTACAACAATATGGCTATAGGTATCACTTCCTTAAGCGTACAATGGATCACGTGTCTACACATACCCCCTTGCCCGGTTGGGCTGCCCAACTTACCCACGCTTTTCTAATAAAGCAATATTTAAACACCCTACCCGACTTATTAATCGTAAACGAATACAAAGTAGGAGAGGGGATTAAGCCTCACATAGATAGTCCACTGCTTTTTGGTGAAACCATTTTGATTGTAAGCCTGGGGGCAGACTGTATCATGGAGCTTGAGCCAATGCCAGAGGCTGGACAAGGTAAGCAGACCTTGTCGTTGGCAGCCCGTAGTTTGCTGGTGATGCAAGGCGAAGTCCGCCACCATTGGCAACATAGCATTGTAAATGTACAAAAGCGCAGGGTTTCGCTTACTTTTAGAACAGTAAAAGATGAATATAAAAAATAA
- a CDS encoding phage portal protein family protein, whose product MSKKTKKRATAAHHLSAFASVFQYGRDRVTIADWMQAWRIAESPVMPRTYPLMEVYDMVCIDAEVITAINNRKNKVLGEPFLVLDPDGNYQEVATKKLRGSWFDDFINAVLDAEFFGYSLIEIGQDLHDNYSIKEINTVERRNIIPSRKLVLPYPFSAYQEGIDFSADYLKRWYIFCHSKRFPLGLLLYAAPYAILSRDALVKHAEFNRDYGKPYKIVHTDKEGEERREVLDALLNVEEELNGVFDIEEKVEVAFPSGGGGTVDTFDKMDEKASKKLLKIIQGHVKLSNDTDGGAQTYMNKDSIAKTPSEEIREYDMARVESVVNEELFPRLLDFNYPFTGHSFIFLDTYLRELQRQKKSISEKALELALSHFEVSTAEFEKATGIKVKKKATLPVDQNMKAVVKKNAENDTNTNTATDSEANQETGNQVDSTSNLDTNVEVAKNQDFFKYGSVTLPIRDKKLWASLLPDIEVHDLYICPKAGVYGYEDTPHITALYGLHALPNASKKLEALLSAATQKALEVQLTAISVFEQKDKDYEVLKFEVTSPALVALHEALKAELKHTLQYETYQPHATIAFIKKGTAKKYTLTQLEQPIKLSLSEAIYSDGRGNKTLIKL is encoded by the coding sequence ATGTCTAAAAAAACAAAAAAACGAGCTACTGCTGCTCATCACCTGAGCGCTTTTGCCTCAGTGTTTCAATACGGCAGGGACCGGGTAACCATTGCCGACTGGATGCAAGCCTGGCGCATTGCCGAAAGCCCAGTAATGCCCCGCACCTATCCTTTGATGGAAGTCTATGATATGGTGTGCATCGATGCCGAAGTAATCACCGCCATCAACAACCGCAAAAACAAAGTACTGGGTGAGCCTTTTCTGGTGCTTGACCCTGACGGTAATTATCAGGAGGTTGCCACCAAAAAATTAAGAGGCAGTTGGTTCGATGATTTCATCAATGCGGTGCTCGATGCAGAGTTTTTTGGTTACTCGCTGATTGAGATAGGGCAAGATTTACATGATAACTATTCAATCAAAGAAATCAACACCGTTGAGCGACGCAACATTATTCCTTCTCGGAAGCTGGTACTGCCTTACCCTTTCTCTGCCTATCAGGAAGGCATTGATTTTAGCGCCGATTATCTGAAGCGTTGGTACATCTTCTGCCATAGCAAACGCTTTCCTCTGGGCTTGCTGTTGTACGCGGCTCCTTATGCCATTCTCAGCAGAGATGCCTTGGTAAAGCACGCTGAATTTAATCGGGATTATGGCAAGCCTTACAAAATAGTGCATACCGACAAGGAAGGGGAAGAACGCCGTGAAGTATTGGATGCCTTACTGAATGTAGAAGAAGAGCTCAATGGAGTGTTTGATATTGAAGAAAAGGTAGAGGTTGCTTTTCCCTCCGGAGGGGGTGGTACCGTTGATACCTTTGACAAAATGGATGAGAAGGCAAGCAAGAAGCTGCTCAAAATCATTCAGGGGCACGTCAAGTTAAGCAATGATACCGATGGCGGTGCCCAAACCTACATGAATAAAGACAGCATTGCCAAAACGCCCAGCGAAGAAATCAGAGAATACGATATGGCAAGGGTAGAGTCGGTAGTGAATGAAGAACTCTTTCCCCGCCTGCTGGACTTCAATTACCCGTTTACCGGGCATTCGTTTATTTTTCTGGATACTTACCTACGCGAGCTCCAGCGCCAAAAGAAAAGTATCTCTGAGAAAGCCCTGGAGCTTGCCCTGAGCCATTTTGAGGTAAGCACTGCCGAGTTTGAAAAAGCTACGGGAATCAAGGTAAAAAAGAAGGCAACCTTGCCAGTAGACCAAAATATGAAGGCAGTAGTAAAAAAGAATGCTGAGAATGATACAAACACTAACACTGCCACGGATTCTGAAGCTAATCAGGAAACAGGCAATCAAGTGGATAGTACGAGTAATCTTGATACTAATGTCGAAGTTGCCAAAAACCAGGACTTTTTTAAGTATGGATCGGTGACCCTGCCCATTAGAGATAAAAAGCTATGGGCAAGCCTACTGCCAGACATCGAAGTACACGACTTATACATCTGCCCCAAGGCTGGAGTCTACGGCTATGAAGACACGCCTCACATCACTGCCTTGTATGGGCTACACGCCTTGCCCAATGCCTCAAAAAAACTTGAAGCGTTGCTTTCTGCTGCTACCCAAAAAGCGCTTGAGGTACAACTCACCGCGATTTCGGTGTTTGAGCAAAAGGACAAGGACTATGAAGTACTTAAGTTTGAGGTGACAAGCCCTGCCTTGGTAGCACTCCACGAAGCATTAAAGGCGGAGCTCAAACATACTTTGCAGTATGAAACCTACCAGCCCCACGCCACCATTGCTTTTATTAAAAAGGGAACAGCAAAGAAATATACTTTGACTCAACTTGAGCAACCAATCAAGCTATCTCTAAGCGAAGCGATATACAGTGATGGTAGGGGTAACAAGACACTCATCAAACTCTAA
- a CDS encoding phage virion morphogenesis protein, translated as MLMINERKFRKVMRGVPQGIGRLMLRYVQGNFASESYRGSAWQPRQNPNNRKPLLNDTGKLKASFKVREANWRVIRVGSDRQAASGNVHLAQLHNEGAKGAATVRTYTRRGRNGSVRVRSHRRHAHLPQRQFMPIPGKEPLPPELWAAIEDFVSVELDKVFK; from the coding sequence ATGCTGATGATCAACGAGCGAAAGTTTAGAAAAGTGATGCGTGGGGTGCCCCAGGGGATAGGACGGCTAATGCTGCGCTATGTTCAAGGCAATTTTGCCAGTGAGTCGTACCGGGGCAGCGCCTGGCAACCCCGCCAAAACCCCAACAACCGCAAACCTTTACTTAATGATACTGGCAAACTCAAAGCTTCTTTTAAAGTAAGAGAAGCCAATTGGCGAGTAATTAGGGTGGGCAGCGATCGGCAGGCAGCAAGTGGCAACGTTCACCTTGCCCAGCTCCACAATGAAGGGGCTAAAGGCGCTGCGACCGTTCGCACCTATACCCGGAGGGGGCGTAACGGCTCGGTAAGGGTACGTAGCCACCGTAGGCACGCCCACCTGCCCCAACGACAATTTATGCCCATTCCAGGTAAAGAACCACTCCCTCCGGAACTTTGGGCAGCCATTGAAGATTTTGTAAGTGTAGAGTTAGACAAAGTATTTAAGTAG